One window of Cohnella hashimotonis genomic DNA carries:
- a CDS encoding TetR/AcrR family transcriptional regulator: MARSKEFEEAAVLEKAMKLFWEQGYEKTSLNDLVAHMGIHRRSLYDTFTDKHTLFLKAMERFEDRIGARLAAGVKQSKTAGEALRFVFGFIIHGEEDAPAGCMLVNSAAELALRDAEVDAKAREAFANTERLLEEIVSWGQDSGEFAKRYGAAEWAEYLQNALTGLRVMTRTTVAKEKLERVAELTMRNLER; this comes from the coding sequence ATGGCCAGAAGCAAAGAGTTCGAAGAAGCCGCCGTCCTGGAAAAAGCGATGAAGCTGTTCTGGGAGCAAGGCTACGAGAAGACGTCCCTTAACGATCTCGTCGCGCATATGGGGATCCACCGCAGGAGCCTTTACGATACTTTTACCGACAAGCACACCTTGTTCCTGAAGGCGATGGAGCGGTTCGAGGACCGGATCGGCGCCAGACTGGCGGCCGGTGTCAAGCAATCGAAGACGGCCGGCGAAGCGCTGCGGTTCGTCTTCGGCTTCATCATCCACGGCGAGGAGGACGCGCCTGCCGGCTGCATGCTCGTGAACTCGGCCGCCGAACTGGCACTGCGGGACGCAGAGGTGGACGCCAAAGCCCGGGAAGCGTTCGCGAACACGGAGCGGCTGCTGGAGGAGATCGTCTCATGGGGGCAGGACAGCGGGGAATTCGCCAAGCGTTACGGCGCGGCGGAATGGGCCGAGTATCTGCAAAACGCGTTGACCGGACTTCGCGTCATGACGCGGACGACGGTCGCGAAGGAGAAGCTCGAGCGGGTTGCCGAGCTAACGATGCGTAATCTGGAGCGGTGA